One region of Miscanthus floridulus cultivar M001 chromosome 19, ASM1932011v1, whole genome shotgun sequence genomic DNA includes:
- the LOC136527526 gene encoding NEP1-interacting protein-like 1 isoform X2, translating to MDPSGGAFLPQLQQGSSSFPRSSSNTSLARSGSGGAGRGRGGTRGRKMMRRVCRGVITFIFAIAGLFLGAVTGGLIGLATESGLFRGTGIGAITGALVSIEVVDSSIRLWQARRSGIWSILYVLNVIYSLLTGRLVREKVDPAVQRVVRSQMNAVDSSPFRESPDLFEVEATNGMPRASIDKLPESWITEEYRRDAVGDLSGCSVCLQDFQVGEKVRSLPDCWHVFHVPCIDGWLIKHGSCPLCRRKL from the exons ATGGATCCGTCGGGCGGCGCGTTCCTGCCGCAGCTGCAGCAAGGGAGCTCCTCCTTCCCGCGGTCCTCCAGCAACACGTCGCTCGCCaggagcggcagcggcggcgccgggCGCGGGAGGGGCGGCACCAGGGGCAGGAAGATGATGCGCAGGGTCTGCCGCGGCGTCATCACCTTCATCTTCGCCATCG CTGGGCTATTCCTGGGAGCGGTGACCGGCGGTCTGATCGGGCTGGCGACCGAGAGCGGGCTGTTCCGCGGCACTGGAATCGGCGCCATCACCGGCGCGCTCGTCTCCATCGAGGTCGTCGACTCCTCCATCCGGCTCTGGCAGGCGCGCCGCTCCGGGATCTGGAGCATCCTCTACGTG CTGAACGTGATCTACAGCCTCCTGACGGGCAGGCTGGTGCGCGAGAAGGTCGACCCGGCGGTGCAGCGGGTGGTCCGGAGTCAG ATGAACGCGGTGGACTCGTCGCCGTTCAGGGAGTCGCCGGACCTGTTCGAGGTGGAGGCCACCAACGGCATGCCGCGGGCGTCCATCGACAAGCTCCCCGAGTCGTGGATCACCGAGGAGTACAGGCGCGACGCCGTCGGCGACCTCTCCGGATGCTCCGTCTGCCTCCAG GATTTCCAGGTCGGGGAGAAGGTGCGGAGCCTGCCGGACTGCTGGCACGTGTTCCACGTGCCATGCATCGACGGCTGGCTCATCAAGCACGGCTCCTGCCCGCTCTGCAGGAGGAAACTCTAG
- the LOC136527526 gene encoding uncharacterized protein isoform X1 → MDPSGGAFLPQLQQGSSSFPRSSSNTSLARSGSGGAGRGRGGTRGRKMMRRVCRGVITFIFAIAFKCFVHHRIINRLQLLKAHSFQVWAIPGSGDRRSDRAGDRERAVPRHWNRRHHRRARLHRGRRLLHPALAGAPLRDLEHPLRAERDLQPPDGQAGAREGRPGGAAGGPESDERGGLVAVQGVAGPVRGGGHQRHAAGVHRQAPRVVDHRGVQARRRRRPLRMLRLPPGFPGRGEGAEPAGLLARVPRAMHRRLAHQARLLPALQEETLDRTPWMRSWLHARWMMCPSLLGSEEAGAGGGRRD, encoded by the exons ATGGATCCGTCGGGCGGCGCGTTCCTGCCGCAGCTGCAGCAAGGGAGCTCCTCCTTCCCGCGGTCCTCCAGCAACACGTCGCTCGCCaggagcggcagcggcggcgccgggCGCGGGAGGGGCGGCACCAGGGGCAGGAAGATGATGCGCAGGGTCTGCCGCGGCGTCATCACCTTCATCTTCGCCATCG CTTTCAAGTGTTTTGTACATCATAGGATTATTAATCGGTTGCAATTGCTCAAAGCTCACAGCTTTCAAGT CTGGGCTATTCCTGGGAGCGGTGACCGGCGGTCTGATCGGGCTGGCGACCGAGAGCGGGCTGTTCCGCGGCACTGGAATCGGCGCCATCACCGGCGCGCTCGTCTCCATCGAGGTCGTCGACTCCTCCATCCGGCTCTGGCAGGCGCGCCGCTCCGGGATCTGGAGCATCCTCTACGTG CTGAACGTGATCTACAGCCTCCTGACGGGCAGGCTGGTGCGCGAGAAGGTCGACCCGGCGGTGCAGCGGGTGGTCCGGAGTCAG ATGAACGCGGTGGACTCGTCGCCGTTCAGGGAGTCGCCGGACCTGTTCGAGGTGGAGGCCACCAACGGCATGCCGCGGGCGTCCATCGACAAGCTCCCCGAGTCGTGGATCACCGAGGAGTACAGGCGCGACGCCGTCGGCGACCTCTCCGGATGCTCCGTCTGCCTCCAG GATTTCCAGGTCGGGGAGAAGGTGCGGAGCCTGCCGGACTGCTGGCACGTGTTCCACGTGCCATGCATCGACGGCTGGCTCATCAAGCACGGCTCCTGCCCGCTCTGCAGGAGGAAACTCTAGACCGTACGCCATGGATGCGTTCATGGCTTCATGCTCGCTGGATGATGTGCCCGTCGCTGCTAGGATCGGAGGAGGCTGGagctggaggaggaagaagagactgA
- the LOC136527183 gene encoding probable protein phosphatase 2C 60: protein MLVTLMNLLRACWRPSSNRHARTGSDVTGRQDGLLWYKDAGQHVNGEFSMAVVQANNLLEDQCQIESGPLSFLDSGPYGTFVGVYDGHGGPETACYINDHLFQNLKRFASEQNAMSADVLKKAYEATEDGFFSVVTKQWPVKPQIAAVGSCCLVGVICGGMLYVANVGDSRVVLGRHVKATGEVLAVQLSAEHNVSIESVRKELQSMHPEDRHIVVLKHNVWRVKGLIQVCRSIGDAYLKKQEFNREPLYAKFRLREPFNKPILSSEPSISVQPLQPHDQFLIFASDGLWEHLTNQDAVDIVHSSPRSGCARRLIRAALQEAAKKREMRYSDLKKIDRGVRRHFHDDITVIVVFLDSSLVSKASTHRGPTLSLRGGGASAGRRSNTLPPT, encoded by the exons atgctagtgacattgatgaacTTGTTGCGGGCGTGCTGGCGACCATCATCGAACCGGCATGCCCGAACAGGCTCAGATGTTACCGGTAGGCAGGATGGACTTCTATGGTACAAGGATGCCGGGCAGCATGTCAATGGGGAGTTCTCCATGGCTGTTGTTCAGGCCAATAACTTACTTGAGGACCAGTGTCAGATCGAGTCGGGCCCACTGAGTTTTCTAGATTCTGGACCATATGGCACTTTCGTTGGCGTTTACGATGGACATGGTGGCCCAGAGACAGCCTGTTATATCAATGATCATCTCTTCCAGAATCTGAAAA GGTTTGCATCTGAGCAGAATGCAATGTCTGCTGATGTACTGAAGAAGGCGTATGAAGCTACAGAAGATGGATTCTTCTCTGTTGTTACCAAACAATGGCCTGTAAAGCCTCAGATAGCAGCTGTCGGCTCATGCTGCCTGGTCGGTGTAATTTGTGGTGGCATGCTCTATGTTGCCAATGTTGGGGATTCCCGTGTCGTTTTAGGAAGACATGTTAAAGCTACTGGAGAAGTTTTGGCTGTCCAACTGTCTGCAGAGCATAATGTAAGTATTGAGTCAGTGAGGAAAGAACTGCAGTCAATGCACCCAGAAGATAGGCACATTGTTGTTCTCAAGCACAATGTTTGGCGTGTAAAAGGACTAATTCAG GTTTGTAGATCGATTGGTGATGCTTATCTCAAAAAGCAAGAGTTCAACAGGGAACCCCTATATGCAAAATTCCGCCTCCGTGAACCTTTTAACAAGCCAATACTAAGTTCAGAACCATCAATCAGTGTGCAACCACTACAACCACACGACCAGTTTCTCATATTTGCATCTGATGGACTGTGGGAGCACTTAACCAACCAAGATGCTGTTGATATTGTTCACAGTAGCCCCCGCAGT GGCTGTGCTAGGAGGCTGATAAGAGCGGCACTGCAAGAGGCAGCCAAGAAAAGAGAGATGAGGTACTCGGACCTCAAGAAGATCGATCGCGGTGTTCGCCGCCACTTCCACGACGACATAACAGTCATAGTAGTGTTCCTTGACTCCAGCCTCGTAAGCAAGGCGAGCACGCACCGAGGTCCCACTCTTTCCCTGCGAGGCGGTGGTGCCAGCGCTGGCCGGCGCAGCAACACGCTTCCACCAACGTGA